ACTGTTGTTGGCTCAAATCCGAAAAAACTTGCCAAAGTTGCTGCCGCTTCTACTGTATCTGGTAGATATAAACTGCATCAGTCGGATCCACTGTCTTGTCAACCAGGCCAAGTCGGAAAAACATTTTGGTGTATCTCAATCCCGGAATCATGGTCAATACATGTAGTgaatttttttaaaaaaaattctttttttaaaaaaaagctctGCCTGTGCAAGCTCCTTGAGCTCAAGTGCTattttcatcttcttcttcaaaatcCCCACGGGCAATCTCATCCCTCCAAGCCGACTTGACGTTATCAATCAACCCCCCCAGCTCCGGTCCCCACCAAACACGTGCGACAAACCCGAGTTTTGATATCCTCAAGCTCCCACGAAAAAAATCCATCAACTACAATAGACAGCTGCCACTGATATACAAACGCAACCAATACACAATGGGCGCGGCACGGCGCGCTCTACCCACGCGCCTCCTCTGCCGAAGCTGCCTCAAACACCAGCAACGCCGATTCGCAAGCTCGGCCGCGCCCCCGAAACCGCCGCCTTCCGGCCTCGCTGCCCTCCCGTCTCGACAGCTCCTCTCTGTATCCGGGCCCGAAGCTACAAAGTTCCTGCAGGGAATAATCacggccaacatggccaacgcCGAGGGCCTGCCGCGCAGAGATGCGTTCTACTCGGGGTTCCTGAACGCCACGGGCCGCGTGGTCCACGACATCTTCATATACCCCTTCCGGCAGGCCAAGCAAGACGACGGCTACCTGATCGAGGCAGACGCAGGCGAGATGGCCAGGTTCGCCAAACTCATCAAGCGGTACAAGCTACGTGCAAAGGTCACGGTGCGCAACGTCCCGCCGGACGAGGCGTCTGTTTGGCAGGCCTGGGACGACGCCTCGCCGCTGGACATTGCAGCCAGCGAGTCCCGGGTGGTGTTGAAGGACCCCAGGGCTCCTGGGCTGGGGCACCGCATCGTCCAGCTGAACCACAAGGCGCCCGAGCTCGACGTGGACGCTTCTACGGAGGATGCGTACACGATCCGGCGCTATCTGCAGGGCGTCGCCGAGGGCCAGGACGAGATTCTCCGCGAGCAGGCGCTGCCGCTGGAGAGCAACATGGAACTGATGAATGGGATAGACTTCCACAAGGGCTGCTACGTCGGGCAGGAGCTCACGATCCGGACGAGGCACCGCGGCGTGGTGCGGAAGCGCATCCTGCCGTGCGCGATTTACAGCGAGGACAAGGCGCCGCCGCAGACGCTCTCGTATGATCCCGAGTGCGCTTCCCCGGAGAGCCTGACGGCGGACATGATCCCCGCCGAGACGAGCATTGGGCGGTTCGGCAAGAAGGGACGCAGCGCGGGCAAGTGGTTGAAGGGCGTGGGCAACATTGGGCTGGGACTGTGCCGGCTCGAGATCATGACGGACGTTGTCCTACCCGGGGAGCAGGCTGCGGCCACGTATAAGCCGGGAAATGAGTTTGTACTCGAATggggcgacgaggacaacAAAAGCGACGTCAAGGTGAAGGCGTTTGTGCCGAAGTGGCTGCGCGAGGGATTGAGCGCGCAGCAGGGCTGAGGGAGACGGCATAGAGGGCACGGAATACTTGCATACACATAGATGAATAAATAGAGAGTAAACAACTACACAACTTTCTTCACTGGAAACACGGGGCTGCTTGGAGTATTTCTGGATATGCTCGTTGGCCGTATCAAGGCAGCGACCGGCAAAGCAGTcatattaataaataactgGGATTGGGAAACACAGGCCATGAATACGGAGCTGGTTGCTTAGACGCCAGGCCCGATGTGGTTGCGGCCATTTTGGGTCAACGGTGGGAACTGGGTTCCTCCAGGGGCGCAGAACTGACATGGACaagctacggagtacttacCGTCGACAACTGACAAGCGGGCCGATCcctggacatggaagaagccTGCCTCCTCGTTCAGCCCATGCAGCCTTGTCAAGACGAAAAAAGAAGCGGCATCAGCGTGAGAGGGAGGCAGGCTATGCAGACGATGACTGCTGATCTGGCCAAACAACAGCCATTTCCCCCAGTGCCACTGCAGCCTGTCTGCCTCATGCAACCGTCAATTGATGGCCGAAGCGCAAGCGACAATTCAAGCAGCCAACACCTGCCTATGAGTGCCGCGATACCAAAGTCGTGAGGCTGGGTCAAGCCGGCATTGGCTGAGGTGTGGGAACGTGCAGTGGCCAAGATGAGCGTCACGAGGCACGAGGGGGCCGCAATTTCGCCTGGCGAAGACTTAGCTAAGGCGGGAATACAACCCCTGCGGTCTGGTCGAATCTGGCAAGATTGACTTTCTATTCATACCAGAGTCGGGCAAAGGACAAGATTGAACGTCGGTCAGCCCGTTGCATCGACGCGAGGTACGGAGCAGTCCGTAGCACCAGACTGCGTATCGATCGGGTCCAACGTCGCGCCGCGCCAGTCTGCCGCCAAACCCTCGCACCGGCTCCGTCCAAAATTAGTGCCGCTGCGACTCCAACAGCCTTGGGGTCATTGGCCGTGTTTTGTCTGATGACTGGCTTTTGGCCGATCTGGCTCTGACGGGCTGACACTGAGGCTTGTGGATGTGAGGCTGGGCAAAGGGGAAGGCGAGTGAGCATCTCACCCATCTCACGCTTCTTAGTTCTGACCCTCCCTAGCCTCACGTGTGGTCACTGGTATACCGAACTCTTGGCGCGCGGGTACGTGTATGACGTTCATCTCATCTCAAGCTCGCATTCTGGCATTTATTTAACCCCTTGTTGCCGCGGCAGACGGGCCCGGCAAAAGCGCAACAAGAAACATTGATTCGTTCCCATCACTCCTCTACCAACTAACTTGCGCGGCTAAACCATCTACATCGCCCTACGATACTACGTAAATTTGGTCCGTAAAACTCAGGGGGGAACAAGACGAGCAACATGGCCGCCGAATATGCCACGACAAGGCGCCAAAAGAAGCGCCTCATAGTTTGCTGCGACGGAACCTGGATGAACAGCGACTACGGATTCTCAAAATCGAGCCCCTTTTCTAAAAAGGGAACCTTGCAGGTGCCCTCCAATGTCACGCGTATATCGCGATGTTTCAAGCGCCGCTGCGCAGACGGCACCCTGCAAATTATTTCCTATGAGTCGGGAGTCGGCAGTGGCAGCAATACGCTTGATAGCATCACCGGCGGAGCGTTTGGGACTGGCCTTGCCGAGGTGGGTGGCTTGCTGCGTTTCCCAAGACATGAAAGTAGAGTGCTCGAAACTAACCATTCTCGATAGCGTGTCCGCGAGGTGTACGCGTATTTGTGCGCCAACTACAtggatggcgatgagatATTTCTAGTCGGCTTCTCAAGGGGCGCCTTCACCGCGAGATCTGTCTCTGGCATGATTGCAAATTTGGGCCTGTTGACCAGAGAGGGCGTCGAGCACTTCTACCCTATTTTCAAGGACATGCAAAACTGGGAGAACGAGGACTATGTCGACCCCTTTCCCAGTGTGCCGTTCCGAGACAAACCCAAAGGTGCCCACGCTGACGTCGAGTATCGAGCTCGGCTTGAGAAGATGGGGTACACTCGCGTCTATCAAAAGAACAACAACCTCATCAAAGTCAAGGGCGTATGTGTTTGGGATACTGTCGGCAGTCTCGGGATCCCCAAGATCCATTGGTTGGAAAAGCTCGGCGTTCGGCCAAACAATGACGAATAAGTCTTCCCTCCCCCGCGACTCTCCTGATCTACATGTATATAAAAGCTAACCTTCGGTGAACATACAAGTGGCATGATACGGCTCTATCAGACCGAATTGAACATGCTTTCCAGGCACTGGCACTTGACGAGACTCGTACACCCTTCAGTCCTGCAGTTTGGGAGCGTCCTCGGCGTGAGGGACTACGCACGGTAGATTTGCGGCAGGTGTGGTTTCCTGGGAACCATGGAAACTGCGGTGGTGGATGGGACGACCAGGGCATCGCTAATGCTACATTAGCCTGTAAGTTTTGGTGCAATTTGGAACCCTACTCGTTGTCTAGCGGCGCTGACTTTACTAGGGATGATGGATCAAATGACCAGCATCGGCGTCGAGTTTGACACGCCATCACTAAAACGAGTAGTTGAGCAAACGTCTGATTTCTATGAGTCGCCCGAGGCACACAACCAGAAGAAAGACCGGAGCAAGCTCAAGCAATGGGCCGTTGATCCAATTTACGACAGCAACAAGCCGCTCAGGCCGTGGGCTCTGGGGTCCATCCAAAAAGTGGGTGGTGTTTTTTACGCCCTATCCGGAGATACGATTAGAACTCCAGGCATGTACAAGCAAGTTGATCCAAAAACATCGGCATGCCGAGAAAGTTACCTGCAGGATACAAACGAGAAAGTACACAGCTCTGTGCGAGTGCGGCTAGCATGCGAAGGTTTGGGTCTCAATGACGAATCCGTATGGACATGCCAGGCCCTTTCGGACTGGAAGCTGAAGCGGGCCATCTTTGAATATGATGAAGAGGTTCATCACTACAAACCATATGATCGGTACCGCGACCGGCCGTCTCGTGAAGGCTGGATCTGGAAATATGTTGGCAGTGAGAAGAACGCACCAGGCCAAAGAATTATGCCCGAAGAGCCTCTGGGCCCGTATGAGCGATATGTATTGGAATTATCGGGTGGAAGCCCAAATGTGTACGATTATGCCGATAGAAGAGCAAACAGGAGCAAGAGAAGGAGCAGATCTGAGCGATCACGGAAGACGTTAAGGGGGGCGTCGCATACTTACTAAGCATTAGACATAAGGAGGCTATGTACTAGCCGGCAGgaataatattttaaataccACCATGAATGCAAGCactagtactctgtacttgATGTCAGATGTCGATCAACCCGTCGTCAATGCAAGAAGTCtattaggtagctttacCAGGTCGCTAATGAGAGGTCAGCGCTGGCATACTGATAAAAGTGGGTCACGTGGAGCCGACCAGACTTTCTAGAAAACGCTGCCTCGAGGTATaatgtcgtcttcatctcaaCTCAGCTGACGACCCGGCCTTTCTCATTCGCAGCGgctcaaaaaaaaaaactatcTGTTGCGAGGAGCCCAACCCTCACATATGATCTGTGACAGGAAAATCGTTTAGTAAGCGGGACCAAGAACGCCCGTGATACTCGCGCCTGCCCACGGCGCTTTTGCGCTCCAAGGTGTCACAGCCAGCACACCACCGGACTCTTCCACGAAAGTCAGCCAACCAGTCGAATAGAAAGGCACCATGGGTGAAGAAAACAGGGATCTCGTGCGTCTCGCAGGCGAATATGCCGACAGAGACATCGACCTTTACAATCTCCTCGGTGTCGACGCGCTCACGGCAAAGGAAGACATCCACCGCGCGTGGAGGAAGCGCTCCATCAAGTACCACCCGGACAAGGCCCGCGAGAACTTTGACCCCGAGAAATGGGAGCTCTTCGAGAAGGCGCGAGACATCCTGTCGGACGCGAGCGCGCGCGCCGTGTACGACGGTGCCAGCAAGGCCAAGCTCCTGCGCAGGCAAGAGCGCGAGGCCATGGACAAGGAGCGCAAGAAGTTTGCCGATGATCTCGAGGCGCGAGAAGACGCCGCCAGGAGGGCgagggaggagaagcagcaaaTGGAGCGGGAGATGCTgcagaaggagagggagagacTGGCGGAGGAGCAGCAGATGCGGGCCGAGGAGACGAGACGGCAGGCCGAGGCCGCGCAGGAGGTGGAGGACCTGGCCGAGGCTAGAAGGCGgctgaaggagaagaaggacgagaaggcgaggaagaagcaggccaaggagagCATGAGGGCAACTCTCGGGTCCGTCGGCAAACCCTCTGGCCCTGCGAATGGGGTCGTCAACGTTCCGGGGGATTATGTTGCGGATCTGGCTCTCAACAAGCAGTACTGGGAGCTGGTCTGCGACAAACTACGCGCTATTCAGGCAGTCAGGAATCTGCAGAAGGAAGACACGCCAGCAGAAATTTTGCAAGAGGCAGAGAGGGTCGTTCAGGAGGTCCGGGGCAAGATTCatgaggccgaggccaggTATCAGCGTGAAACGGCAACCACCTAAGGGCATTTTTTACGATTACGctaaaggaaaaaagaagaatactGTCACATTGTGCCGCAGTATTTTCTATTTCGTGAGAGCCGGAGCCATCTCAAGCCTTTTCTTCTAGTCTCAGAACACGGATAGCGTTTGACCCCATGatcgccttggcctcggcggatCCTTCACCAACAGCCTCGGCAACAGCTCGTGCATTCAGACTGACGCTCTCCCACTGTCCTTGTTCGTCAGTCGTGATGGGCGGGAAGAACGGATGGTCGGTGCCAAACATGAGTCTGTCGGAACCGCTTGCGTCGATTGCGGCCTTCAACCCGACCTCTGAATATATCACGGCATCCAGATAGACCTGCTCCTTGAGCACATCCCAGACCGTGCGGCGATTTTCCCCAACTTTGCCCTCCCGAACAAGCTGCCCATCGTGGAAGATGCAGCTCTCGATGCGGCCCGCGAGGAACGGCAGGGTGCCGCCACTGTGCGCGAGCACCATCCTCAGGTCGCGGACCTGGTCAAAGACGCCGGCCAAATACATGCGTGCCACGGCAATCGTCGTCTCCATGGGGAAGCCCAAAGCCAGCGGAAGAACATGGCCGTACTCGCCAGCACGGGGGCCCCACACGTCGTTGGGCAGGCCGTAGTGAGGATGAAGGAAAATGGTGAGATTTGCGGCAGCCAGTGCCTCGAAAATTGGAATGAGATGAGGGTCGTCCAGTCCCTTCCCGAGCCCCGAGGTGCCAAGGATGACACCGCGGCAGTATTTCAGGGCCGCGAGGTGGGATATCGACGCCAGAAGCGTCTCGAGCGGTGCGGTCAGAGGCAGCGTGCCGAAGAAGAACAGCCGGCCGTGGTGTTTGCCGCACATGTCTGAGAATTCGACGTTGACAGACTCGGCGATGTCGCCGGCGTGGGAGGCGTGGACAAAGTCCAGCCACGGGTTAGCTAGAGAAATGACAGATATATCGATGCGATGCGTGTCCATGAAATGAATCTTTTGGTCGAGCGATGCGAAGTGAGATGTGAGCGGTCGTCCGGGGGGCTTTGCTGAGGGGTCGTTGATGGCTTTTTCCAAGTCTCCGAGCTCAGCTTCCAGCAGAATGAGACGGGGCTCGGGGGCTTGAGGAAACTTGCGGACCAAGGGGATTGTCGTCCGAGACTCGAGAATCTTGATATACTGGGGGGGATACATGTGGGTGTGGATGTCCACGACGGTTGGATTGGAcgtggccatgttgggctgGTCGTCTGAGCGTGGATGGATGAAGCCGAATCTGCTGCAGTGAGATGTAAATCAAAGAGAAGCAAATGTGCAGATGCGTTCAACGTTGACATGGCATGGGCGTAGTAGCGGCACCGCAATAGTATCTGGTGTGTGGCTGCCCCTCGTCTGTGGTCTTGCAGCGGCACCGAATTGGGACTGGTCAATGTTGGTTTATACTTGCCGCTCcctcttttttattcttgtctttttATGTCGTGATCTGGGGATGACGTTGGGCACAACAACATGCCGTCTTGACCAGTAGAATCGCTGGCCAAGTCTCCAATTCAACCAGCATTCAGTTATAGCACATGCGACCCAAGCATCTGTGCCGTGGCAGGCGAGCCATGATCACGTTGTATGCCCCGCACAGGAATACAACATCACGTCTGCGGGTGTCCCCTTAAAGTCAGGTAGATAAAGATATGGCAAGTGGCATTGGAGGGCCAGAAATTTGGCTGAAGcgtcggccgtggccgctcACGGTCCAAGCAGAGAGCCTTTTCTAGAGTCAACACAAcacgacaaaaaaaaaataataaaccGATACATGTTCCCTGCTCTTGGATTGTGGGTGACTGGCATGGGTAAATATCTTGAGAGATATGTTATCTATGTTCTCAAGTGGTTGCATGTTTTGGTCGATTGGCCAGGCCATTGGGGGCGTCGATTCTCTCCACTGGGCCCCGCTAGTCAACCACTTAGCCGCTGACGGGTAGTGAATATCGATCAATCGATTGATCCCAGTGCCGTCGGCCACTATCAGCCACTGGCTTAGGCGCTGTGGGGAGCTGGCCATCTGCAGGTCTGCGGGGAACCCTGATTAGCGGTTCGTCAGCCCATCCATGTTCACTCTTGACGCCAAACTTCAGAAGCCGTCCGACGATGTTGAGGCGACTCGCAGCTGTGCCCTCGTAATGGAGGGTATGTCGGAAAATAGGCGAATGGGCTAGGCGCTCTGTCATGGTGCTGCCATTATGCGGCGGTTGCCGAGGGCGTTTTGGTTTAGGACGTTTGATTAGGTGGCAGCGTTGTGGCAGCGTTGTGGTAGCGTTGTGGTTGTATCTGTGTTGAATTCTGTAActagtacctacctacttaggtatatGAGGCTTGTTTCGCCCGCTTGTGCACCTTCCCATTGAAACTGGAAATTTATCGCCAGACCTCTCGTGCTGGGTCCCTCCCTCGACTTGCCCGCATAATCACTGTGATCCTCAATTTTTATCGTGTCTCATCATTTTCTTTATAAACGAAATGGCGACCGACGCTGCGGTAGCCAAGGAGGGCCTGGTCATTCCTGTAAGTGGCAAGGCGATGCGCTTTGTAGCATCACCACTCCGCCATCTGCTTCGCTCTGGCGCCACTGACGGTTCCTTTATGCATACTGAACTCTGCTCCAGCTCATAGACTTTTCCAAGTTCCTCACCGGAACCCCTGATGAGCAAAAAACTGCTGCCGAGGCTATCCTCCATGGCTTCCAAACCGCAGGCTTCATATACCTCAAGAACCACCCAATCCCAGTCGATGTCCTCAGTCGGACTTTCGCCCGCTCCGCCGATTTCTTCGCTCTCGACACTGACGCCAAGATGAAGCTGGGCTGGACCACGCCTGAAGCTAACCGCGGCTACTCCTCGCCAGGTCGTGAAAAGGTCACCCAGCTGGAAGACATCGCCGAGGTTGAGAAGGTCCGAAGCGCGGCTCCAGATTTGAAGGAGAGTTTGGAAATTGGCCGTGATACCGACCCAAAACACCCTAACCAGTGGCCGGCTGAGGATGGCAAACTGAAGGGTTTCAGAACAGACATGAACGACTTCTT
The DNA window shown above is from Metarhizium brunneum chromosome 1, complete sequence and carries:
- the cwf23 gene encoding Pre-mRNA-splicing factor cwf23, with product MGEENRDLVRLAGEYADRDIDLYNLLGVDALTAKEDIHRAWRKRSIKYHPDKARENFDPEKWELFEKARDILSDASARAVYDGASKAKLLRRQEREAMDKERKKFADDLEAREDAARRAREEKQQMEREMLQKERERLAEEQQMRAEETRRQAEAAQEVEDLAEARRRLKEKKDEKARKKQAKESMRATLGSVGKPSGPANGVVNVPGDYVADLALNKQYWELVCDKLRAIQAVRNLQKEDTPAEILQEAERVVQEVRGKIHEAEARYQRETATT
- the acmsd_0 gene encoding 2-amino-3-carboxymuconate-6-semialdehyde decarboxylase — translated: MATSNPTVVDIHTHMYPPQYIKILESRTTIPLVRKFPQAPEPRLILLEAELGDLEKAINDPSAKPPGRPLTSHFASLDQKIHFMDTHRIDISVISLANPWLDFVHASHAGDIAESVNVEFSDMCGKHHGRLFFFGTLPLTAPLETLLASISHLAALKYCRGVILGTSGLGKGLDDPHLIPIFEALAAANLTIFLHPHYGLPNDVWGPRAGEYGHVLPLALGFPMETTIAVARMYLAGVFDQVRDLRMVLAHSGGTLPFLAGRIESCIFHDGQLVREGKVGENRRTVWDVLKEQVYLDAVIYSEVGLKAAIDASGSDRLMFGTDHPFFPPITTDEQGQWESVSLNARAVAEAVGEGSAEAKAIMGSNAIRVLRLEEKA